The following proteins come from a genomic window of Citrobacter europaeus:
- a CDS encoding ABC transporter substrate-binding protein has product MIISKVWGGSLALLAAISLPLQAASPVTVGSKIDTEGALLGNIILQVLESHGVKTVNKVQLGTTPVVRGAITSGELDIYPEYTGNGAFFFKDENDPAWKNAQAGFDKVKKLDAEQNKLVWLTPAPANNTWTIAIRQDIAQKNKLESLADLGRYLKDGGTFKLAASAEFIERADALPAFEKAYDFKLKQNQLLSLAGGDTAVTIKAAAQQTSGVNAAMAYGTDGPVAALGLQTLSDPKGVQPIYAPAPVVRESVLKDYPQMGEWLQPVFASLDEKTLQQLNASIAVEGLDAKKVAADYLKQKGWVK; this is encoded by the coding sequence ATGATAATCTCAAAAGTATGGGGGGGCTCACTGGCGCTTTTAGCCGCGATAAGCTTACCCTTACAGGCCGCGTCACCCGTCACGGTCGGTTCAAAAATAGATACCGAAGGGGCGCTGCTCGGCAACATTATTTTGCAGGTGCTCGAAAGTCACGGCGTGAAAACCGTCAATAAAGTACAACTGGGTACCACTCCGGTAGTGCGTGGCGCCATCACCTCCGGTGAGCTGGATATTTATCCGGAATATACCGGCAATGGGGCATTCTTTTTTAAAGATGAGAATGATCCTGCGTGGAAGAATGCGCAGGCCGGTTTCGACAAAGTGAAAAAGCTGGACGCAGAGCAAAATAAGCTGGTCTGGCTAACGCCTGCGCCCGCCAACAATACCTGGACCATTGCTATACGCCAGGATATCGCACAAAAGAACAAGCTAGAGTCGCTTGCTGATTTAGGTCGTTACCTGAAAGACGGGGGAACGTTCAAGCTTGCCGCCTCTGCGGAATTCATCGAACGCGCTGACGCGTTGCCTGCGTTTGAAAAAGCCTATGATTTCAAGCTGAAGCAAAATCAGTTGTTGTCGCTGGCGGGTGGTGATACCGCGGTGACAATTAAAGCGGCGGCGCAGCAGACTTCTGGAGTCAATGCGGCGATGGCCTACGGCACCGACGGTCCGGTTGCGGCGCTCGGTCTGCAAACATTAAGCGATCCAAAAGGCGTCCAGCCCATTTATGCCCCTGCGCCCGTTGTGCGTGAATCGGTACTGAAGGACTACCCGCAAATGGGAGAATGGCTACAACCGGTATTTGCCAGCCTGGATGAAAAAACGCTGCAACAACTGAATGCCAGTATTGCCGTGGAGGGGCTGGATGCGAAAAAAGTCGCAGCAGACTACCTGAAGCAAAAAGGATGGGTGAAGTAA
- the bglX gene encoding beta-glucosidase BglX, whose protein sequence is MKWLCSVGVAVSLALQPALADTLFGNHPLTPEARDAFVTDLLKQMTVDEKIGQLRLISVGPDNPKEAIREMIKDGQVGAIFNTVTRQDIRKMQDQVMELSRLKIPLFFAYDVLHGQRTVFPISLGLASSFNLDAVRTVGRVSAYEAADDGLNMTWAPMVDVSRDPRWGRASEGFGEDTYLTATMGKTMVEAMQGKSPADRYSVMTSVKHFAAYGAVEGGKEYNTVDMSPQRLFNDYMPPYKAGLDAGSGAVMVGLNSLNGTPATSDAWLLKDVLRDEWGFKGITVSDHGAIKELIKHGTASDPEDAVRVAIKSGINMSMSDEYYSKYLPGLIKSGKVTMAELDDAARHVLNVKYDMGLFNDPYSHLGAKESDPQDTNAESRLHRKEAREVARESLVLLKNRLETLPLKKSATVAVVGPLADSKRDVMGSWSAAGVADQSVTVLTGIKNAIGEQGKVVYAKGANITNDKGIVDFLNLYEEAVKVDPRSPQAMIDEAVNAAKQSDVVVAVVGEAQGMAHEASSRTDITIPQSQRDLITALKATGKPLVLVLMNGRPLALVKEDQQADAILETWFAGTEGGNAIADVLFGDYNPSGKLPMSFPRSVGQIPVYYSHLNTGRPYNADKPNKYTSRYFDEANGPLYPFGYGLSYTTFTVSDVKLSSPTMKRDGTVTASVQVTNTGKREGATVIQMYLQDVTASMSRPVKQLKGFEKVNLKPGETQTVSFPIDVEALKFWNQRMQYDAEPGKFNVFIGVDSARVKQGEFELL, encoded by the coding sequence ATGAAATGGCTATGTTCTGTAGGTGTCGCGGTGAGTCTGGCGTTGCAACCCGCGTTGGCGGACACTCTGTTTGGTAACCATCCGCTGACGCCAGAAGCGCGGGATGCCTTCGTTACCGATTTACTCAAGCAGATGACCGTGGATGAGAAAATTGGGCAACTCCGTTTGATAAGCGTCGGGCCTGATAATCCGAAGGAAGCCATCCGCGAGATGATCAAAGACGGGCAGGTTGGGGCAATTTTTAACACCGTCACACGCCAGGATATCCGCAAAATGCAGGATCAGGTGATGGAACTCAGCCGCCTGAAAATTCCTCTCTTTTTTGCCTACGACGTATTACACGGTCAGCGTACCGTGTTCCCAATTAGCCTCGGTCTGGCGTCCTCCTTTAATCTCGATGCGGTCAGAACCGTTGGTCGGGTTTCTGCGTATGAAGCCGCCGATGATGGTCTGAATATGACCTGGGCGCCGATGGTCGACGTCTCGCGCGATCCGCGCTGGGGGCGTGCCTCAGAAGGATTTGGTGAAGATACGTATTTGACCGCCACAATGGGCAAAACCATGGTGGAAGCGATGCAGGGGAAAAGCCCGGCCGACAGGTATTCAGTGATGACCAGCGTTAAGCACTTCGCCGCCTATGGCGCGGTTGAGGGCGGCAAGGAATATAACACCGTCGATATGAGCCCGCAGCGTCTGTTCAACGACTACATGCCGCCGTACAAAGCCGGACTGGATGCTGGTAGCGGTGCGGTGATGGTAGGGCTTAATTCGCTGAACGGCACGCCAGCAACCTCGGATGCCTGGCTGTTAAAAGACGTGCTGCGCGATGAGTGGGGCTTTAAGGGCATCACCGTTTCCGATCACGGCGCGATTAAGGAACTGATTAAGCACGGCACCGCCTCCGATCCTGAAGATGCAGTGCGCGTGGCGATCAAGTCCGGCATCAACATGAGCATGAGCGATGAGTATTACAGCAAATACCTGCCGGGGTTGATTAAGTCAGGCAAAGTCACGATGGCGGAACTGGATGACGCCGCGCGCCACGTGCTGAACGTGAAATATGATATGGGGCTGTTTAACGATCCGTACAGCCATCTGGGGGCCAAAGAATCTGACCCGCAGGACACCAATGCGGAAAGCCGATTGCATCGCAAAGAAGCGCGTGAAGTGGCGCGTGAAAGTCTGGTACTGCTGAAGAACCGTCTGGAAACATTGCCGCTGAAAAAATCCGCCACCGTGGCGGTTGTCGGTCCGCTGGCTGACAGCAAGCGTGATGTCATGGGCAGTTGGTCTGCTGCCGGTGTGGCCGATCAGTCGGTAACGGTGCTTACGGGGATTAAAAACGCCATCGGTGAGCAGGGTAAAGTGGTGTACGCGAAAGGGGCGAACATCACCAACGACAAAGGCATTGTTGATTTCCTCAATCTGTATGAAGAGGCGGTGAAGGTTGACCCGCGTTCGCCGCAGGCGATGATCGATGAGGCCGTTAACGCCGCGAAGCAGTCTGACGTCGTGGTCGCGGTCGTCGGTGAGGCGCAGGGAATGGCGCATGAAGCTTCCAGCCGCACCGATATCACTATTCCACAGAGTCAGCGTGACCTGATTACTGCGCTGAAAGCCACGGGTAAACCGTTGGTTCTGGTGCTGATGAATGGACGTCCGCTGGCGCTGGTTAAGGAAGACCAACAGGCCGATGCGATCCTTGAAACCTGGTTTGCCGGGACGGAAGGCGGTAACGCCATCGCCGATGTGCTGTTTGGCGATTACAACCCGTCAGGTAAGCTGCCGATGTCTTTCCCGCGCTCTGTTGGACAGATCCCGGTCTATTACAGCCATCTCAATACCGGCCGCCCATATAATGCCGATAAGCCGAATAAGTACACGTCGCGCTACTTTGATGAAGCGAATGGTCCGTTGTATCCCTTTGGCTATGGCCTGAGCTATACCACGTTCACGGTTTCTGATGTGAAACTCTCCTCCCCAACGATGAAGCGTGACGGGACAGTGACGGCCAGCGTGCAGGTGACCAACACCGGCAAGCGCGAAGGTGCGACGGTTATTCAGATGTATTTGCAGGATGTGACCGCGTCAATGAGTCGTCCGGTAAAACAGCTGAAAGGTTTTGAGAAAGTAAATCTTAAGCCGGGCGAAACCCAGACCGTAAGCTTCCCGATTGACGTTGAAGCGCTGAAGTTTTGGAACCAGCGCATGCAATACGATGCGGAACCGGGCAAGTTCAACGTCTTTATCGGCGTTGATTCCGCCAGAGTGAAGCAGGGCGAATTTGAGCTGCTGTAA
- the dld gene encoding D-lactate dehydrogenase codes for MSSITTDNKAFLNELTRLVGHSHLLTDPAKTARYRKGFRSGQGDALAVVFPGSLLELWRVLSACVAADKIILMQAANTGLTEGSTPSGNDYDREIVIISTLRLDKLHVIGKGEQVLAYPGTTLYSLEKALKPFGREPHSVIGSSCIGASVIGGICNNSGGSLVQRGPAYTEMSLFARIDEQGKLQLVNHLGIELGQTPEQILSKLDDERIKDDDVRHDGRHAHDHDYVTRVRDIEADTPARYNADPDRLFESSGCAGKLAVFAVRLDTFEAEKNQQVFYIGTNQPEVLTEIRRHILAKFEHLPVAGEYMHRDIYDIAEQYGKDTFLMIDKLGTDKMPFFFTLKGRTDAMLEKVKIFRPHFTDRAMQKFGHLFPSHLPARMKSWRDKYEHHLLLKMAGGGVAEAQNWLSEYFKTAEGDFFACTAEEGSKAFLHRFAAAGAAIRYQAVHADEVEDILALDIALRRNDTEWYEHLPPEIDSQLVHKLYYGHFMCYVFHQDYIVKKGVDAHALKEQMLELLRERGAQYPAEHNVGHLYQAPETLTRFYRENDPTNSMNPGIGKTSKQKFWKES; via the coding sequence ATGTCTTCCATTACAACAGATAATAAAGCTTTTCTGAATGAACTGACCCGTCTGGTGGGTCATTCACACCTGCTCACAGACCCTGCTAAAACCGCCCGCTATCGCAAGGGCTTCCGCTCCGGCCAGGGCGATGCGCTTGCCGTCGTGTTCCCGGGCTCGCTTTTAGAACTGTGGCGCGTTTTGAGCGCCTGCGTCGCCGCAGATAAAATCATCCTGATGCAGGCCGCAAACACCGGTCTGACCGAAGGCTCTACGCCGAGCGGTAATGATTATGACCGCGAGATTGTCATTATCAGCACTCTGCGTCTTGATAAGCTGCACGTCATTGGCAAAGGCGAACAGGTTTTGGCTTACCCTGGAACCACGCTTTATTCGCTGGAAAAAGCGCTCAAACCGTTTGGCCGTGAGCCGCATTCAGTGATCGGTTCGTCTTGCATCGGCGCTTCGGTTATCGGCGGCATTTGCAACAACTCCGGCGGCTCGCTGGTACAGCGCGGTCCGGCATACACGGAGATGTCGCTGTTTGCGCGTATTGACGAACAGGGCAAATTACAGCTGGTTAACCATCTGGGTATCGAGCTGGGCCAGACCCCGGAGCAGATCCTGAGCAAACTTGATGACGAGCGGATTAAAGATGACGATGTCCGCCATGACGGGCGTCATGCGCACGATCACGACTACGTTACCCGCGTCAGAGATATCGAGGCGGACACGCCTGCACGCTATAACGCCGACCCGGATAGATTGTTTGAATCATCCGGTTGTGCCGGCAAGCTCGCGGTTTTCGCCGTGCGCCTGGACACCTTCGAAGCCGAAAAAAACCAGCAGGTCTTTTATATCGGCACCAACCAGCCAGAGGTATTGACAGAGATCCGCCGGCATATTCTGGCAAAATTTGAGCATCTGCCGGTCGCCGGTGAATACATGCACCGCGATATTTACGACATTGCTGAGCAATACGGCAAAGATACGTTTCTGATGATCGACAAGCTCGGCACCGACAAAATGCCGTTCTTCTTCACCCTGAAAGGTCGCACCGATGCGATGCTGGAAAAAGTGAAAATTTTCCGTCCGCACTTCACCGATCGCGCAATGCAGAAATTTGGTCATTTGTTCCCCAGCCACTTACCGGCACGCATGAAAAGCTGGCGCGATAAGTACGAACATCACCTGCTGTTAAAAATGGCCGGCGGCGGCGTGGCTGAAGCGCAAAACTGGCTTAGCGAATATTTCAAAACCGCTGAAGGCGATTTCTTTGCCTGTACCGCGGAAGAAGGCAGCAAGGCGTTTTTACACCGCTTTGCGGCGGCTGGCGCGGCTATACGTTATCAGGCCGTTCATGCCGATGAAGTGGAAGATATTCTGGCGCTGGATATCGCGCTACGCCGTAACGATACCGAATGGTACGAGCATCTGCCTCCAGAGATCGACAGCCAACTGGTGCACAAACTCTATTACGGTCACTTTATGTGCTACGTCTTCCATCAGGATTACATTGTGAAAAAAGGCGTGGACGCGCATGCGCTGAAAGAGCAAATGCTGGAACTCCTGCGCGAGCGTGGGGCGCAGTATCCGGCAGAGCACAACGTCGGGCATCTGTATCAGGCGCCGGAAACCTTGACCCGTTTTTACCGTGAGAACGATCCCACCAACAGTATGAATCCGGGTATTGGGAAAACGAGTAAGCAGAAGTTCTGGAAAGAGTCGTAA
- the pbpG gene encoding D-alanyl-D-alanine endopeptidase: MLKFRVSLLSLALVLAVPFAPQAVAKTATTAAASQPEIASGSAMIVDLNTNKVIYSNHPDLVRPIASITKLMTAMVVLDARLPLNEKLKVDISQTPEMKGIYSRVRLNSEISRKDMLLLALMSSENRAAASLAHHYPGGYNAFIKAMNAKAKSLGMTQTRFVEPTGLSIHNVSTARDLTKLLIASKQYPLIGQLSTTREDMATFANPAYTLPFRNTNHLVYRDNWNIQLTKTGFTNAAGHCLVMRTVINNKPVALVVMDAFGKYTHFADASRLRTWIETGKVMPVPAAALSYKKQKAAQMAAAGSATGEQTAQND, from the coding sequence ATGCTGAAATTCCGAGTTTCATTATTAAGCCTTGCCCTGGTGCTGGCCGTTCCTTTTGCACCCCAAGCCGTGGCTAAAACGGCAACTACCGCAGCGGCTTCTCAACCTGAGATAGCATCCGGTAGCGCGATGATTGTTGATCTGAATACCAACAAAGTTATCTATTCGAACCATCCGGATCTTGTGCGTCCGATTGCGTCGATTACCAAATTAATGACGGCGATGGTGGTGCTTGATGCGCGACTGCCGCTGAATGAAAAGTTGAAAGTTGATATTAGCCAGACGCCGGAAATGAAAGGCATTTACTCTCGCGTTCGACTTAACAGCGAAATTAGCCGTAAAGACATGCTGTTGCTGGCGCTGATGTCATCAGAAAACCGCGCGGCGGCGAGCCTGGCGCATCATTACCCGGGCGGATATAACGCGTTTATCAAAGCCATGAATGCCAAAGCGAAATCGCTCGGTATGACTCAGACACGCTTTGTGGAACCCACCGGCTTATCGATTCATAACGTTTCGACGGCCCGGGACTTAACCAAACTGCTGATTGCCAGCAAACAGTATCCGCTGATTGGCCAGCTAAGTACGACGCGCGAAGATATGGCGACGTTTGCCAATCCGGCGTATACGCTGCCGTTTCGTAACACCAACCATTTGGTATACCGCGATAACTGGAATATTCAGTTAACGAAAACCGGGTTTACCAATGCGGCGGGTCACTGTCTGGTGATGCGCACGGTGATTAATAACAAACCGGTGGCGCTGGTGGTGATGGATGCATTTGGTAAATATACCCACTTTGCCGATGCCAGCCGTTTACGTACCTGGATTGAAACGGGCAAGGTGATGCCGGTTCCGGCGGCGGCGCTGAGCTATAAAAAGCAAAAAGCCGCGCAGATGGCGGCGGCAGGTTCGGCGACGGGCGAGCAAACCGCACAGAACGATTAA
- a CDS encoding YIP1 family protein encodes MNHVWGLFSHPDREMHVINSENESVSHHYTHHVLLMAAIPVICAFIGTTQIGWNFGDGNILKLSLLTGLAMAILFYGVMLAGVAVMGRVIWWMARNYPQRPSLAHCMVFAGYVATPLFLSGLVALYPLVWLCALVGTIALFYTGYLLYLGIPTFLNITREEGLSFSSSTLAIGVLVLEVLLAITVILWGYGYRLF; translated from the coding sequence ATGAACCATGTCTGGGGGCTGTTTTCCCATCCCGATCGTGAAATGCACGTAATCAACAGCGAAAACGAAAGTGTTTCGCATCACTACACCCACCATGTACTGCTGATGGCGGCAATCCCGGTTATTTGCGCGTTTATCGGCACCACGCAAATCGGCTGGAATTTTGGCGATGGCAATATCCTGAAATTATCCCTGTTAACCGGATTGGCGATGGCGATTCTGTTTTACGGGGTGATGCTGGCAGGCGTCGCCGTCATGGGCCGGGTTATCTGGTGGATGGCGCGAAATTACCCGCAGCGTCCGTCGCTGGCGCATTGTATGGTGTTTGCCGGATATGTCGCGACGCCGCTGTTTTTAAGCGGGCTCGTCGCACTTTATCCGCTGGTCTGGCTGTGCGCATTGGTGGGGACCATCGCGCTGTTTTACACCGGCTATTTACTTTACCTCGGTATACCGACGTTCCTGAATATCACTCGTGAGGAAGGGTTAAGTTTTTCCAGTTCGACGCTGGCGATCGGTGTGCTGGTACTGGAAGTTTTGCTGGCTATTACGGTAATCCTGTGGGGTTACGGCTATCGGTTATTCTGA
- a CDS encoding DedA family protein, which yields MDINHYVAQYGYAALIIGSLAEGETITLLGGVAAHQGVLKFPLVVLSVALGGMIGDQLLYLLGRRFGGKILQRFSRHQAKIDYAQKMIQRRPYLFVVGTRFMYGFRVIGPLLIGASHLPPKIFLPLNILGAFVWASLFTTLGYVGGEVIAPWLHSLDQHIKHGIWLVLVIGIVAGVRWWMKRRSARKRNENGPTA from the coding sequence ATGGATATAAATCATTATGTTGCGCAATACGGCTATGCTGCGTTAATCATCGGCAGCCTGGCGGAAGGCGAAACCATTACCCTGTTAGGCGGCGTGGCGGCACATCAGGGCGTTCTGAAATTTCCGCTGGTGGTACTCTCGGTCGCACTGGGTGGGATGATTGGCGATCAGTTGCTCTATTTACTCGGACGCCGTTTTGGCGGCAAAATTTTGCAGCGTTTCTCGCGCCATCAGGCAAAAATTGATTATGCACAAAAGATGATCCAGCGACGTCCTTACCTGTTTGTGGTCGGTACGCGCTTTATGTATGGCTTTCGCGTTATTGGTCCTTTGCTGATTGGCGCCAGTCACCTGCCGCCGAAGATTTTTTTACCGTTGAATATTCTTGGCGCATTTGTCTGGGCATCGCTATTTACCACTCTCGGCTATGTCGGTGGCGAAGTGATTGCGCCGTGGCTGCACAGCCTTGACCAGCATATCAAGCATGGCATCTGGCTGGTGCTGGTTATCGGGATAGTCGCGGGCGTCCGCTGGTGGATGAAACGGCGAAGCGCACGTAAGCGCAATGAAAATGGCCCGACAGCTTAA
- the mdtQ gene encoding multidrug resistance outer membrane protein MdtQ, whose protein sequence is MNRNSVLVPAALLPLFILMSGCAPMHDDRQSLSQQAPAANVDTTLPAALKNGWPDSQWWKAYHDPQLNALIDSTLRNSPDMQVAEQRIQLAEAQAKAVEAQDGPEIDFSADVERQRMSAEGLMGPFAITDPAAGTTGPWYTNGTFGLTAGWNLDLWGKNRAEVTARIGAVKAREAEREQTRQLLASGVSRLYWEWQTQAALKTVLTQIETEQQNVITVDRQLYQNGLTSSVEGVETDIDSSKTEQQLNDVSGKMKVIEARLSALTNAQSTALKLHTTKLPAVESQLPSQLGYSLLARRPDLQAAHWYIESSLSSIDAAKAAFYPDVNLIAFLQQDALHLSDLFRHSAQQMGVTAGLTLPVFDSGRLNANLDITKAQSNLTVANYNKAVVDAVNDVARAASQVETLAQKNQHQQQIEHDAQRVVGLAQARFNAGIIAGSRVSEAKIPALREQCNGLLLQGQWLDASIQLTSALGGGYHAS, encoded by the coding sequence ATGAATCGTAATTCCGTTTTAGTCCCGGCGGCATTGTTGCCGCTTTTTATTCTGATGTCAGGCTGCGCGCCAATGCATGATGACCGCCAGTCTCTGTCGCAGCAGGCTCCTGCTGCGAATGTCGATACCACATTGCCCGCAGCGTTAAAAAATGGCTGGCCGGACAGCCAGTGGTGGAAGGCATACCATGACCCCCAGCTTAATGCGTTGATTGACAGCACGTTGCGAAATTCTCCTGATATGCAGGTAGCGGAACAGCGCATTCAACTGGCGGAGGCACAGGCTAAGGCGGTGGAGGCGCAGGATGGCCCGGAGATCGACTTCTCCGCGGACGTTGAGCGTCAGAGAATGTCAGCCGAAGGGCTGATGGGACCGTTTGCCATTACCGATCCGGCCGCCGGGACGACAGGGCCGTGGTACACCAACGGCACCTTTGGTTTAACCGCAGGCTGGAATCTGGATCTGTGGGGTAAGAATCGGGCTGAAGTGACGGCGCGTATAGGGGCCGTTAAGGCGCGTGAAGCCGAGCGTGAGCAAACCCGACAGCTGCTGGCGAGCGGCGTGTCTCGACTGTACTGGGAATGGCAAACGCAGGCCGCGCTGAAAACCGTGCTGACGCAAATCGAAACTGAGCAGCAAAACGTGATTACCGTCGATCGTCAGCTGTATCAAAACGGTCTTACTTCTTCAGTGGAAGGCGTTGAAACTGACATCGATTCCAGCAAGACAGAGCAGCAGTTAAACGACGTCAGCGGTAAAATGAAGGTCATCGAGGCGCGACTGAGCGCGCTGACTAATGCCCAGTCCACTGCCCTGAAGCTCCATACGACCAAACTGCCTGCGGTCGAAAGTCAGCTCCCGTCCCAGTTAGGTTACTCGCTACTGGCCCGCCGACCGGATTTACAGGCGGCGCACTGGTACATCGAATCATCGCTGAGCAGCATTGATGCGGCGAAAGCGGCGTTTTATCCCGATGTGAATCTGATAGCGTTTTTACAACAGGATGCGTTACATCTGAGCGACCTGTTCCGCCATTCCGCACAGCAAATGGGTGTCACAGCCGGACTCACGCTGCCTGTCTTCGACAGCGGCAGACTAAATGCGAATCTCGACATAACCAAAGCCCAAAGCAACCTGACGGTGGCGAATTACAATAAAGCCGTGGTAGATGCAGTGAATGACGTGGCGCGAGCAGCTTCGCAGGTGGAAACACTGGCGCAGAAAAATCAGCATCAGCAGCAGATTGAGCATGATGCCCAGCGCGTCGTGGGTCTGGCGCAGGCGCGCTTTAATGCCGGTATTATTGCTGGCTCCCGGGTCAGCGAGGCAAAGATCCCGGCTTTACGCGAGCAGTGCAACGGTCTGCTTTTACAAGGCCAGTGGCTGGATGCCTCAATCCAGTTGACCAGCGCGCTGGGTGGTGGTTATCACGCGTCCTGA
- a CDS encoding class I SAM-dependent methyltransferase has protein sequence MSQNIYDDPEFFAGYATLDRSVKGLDGAPEWPTIQAMLPSLQGKNILDLGCGYGWFCRYARDNQAASVLGLDISQKMLTQAHSMTQGSGIVYQREDLEMLTLSPNSFDLVYSSLALHYLRDIERLLVTIYQSLTPGGMLVFSAEHPIYTAPLNQGWIKDKTGQQSWPVNHYQQEGERISNWFAEGVKKQHRKLATWINALVGAGFDIVCVDEWGPSAQQIAENPALDEEKERPMVFLLSARKPA, from the coding sequence ATGTCACAGAATATCTATGACGACCCTGAGTTCTTTGCAGGATACGCCACGCTGGATCGTTCGGTGAAAGGACTCGATGGCGCGCCAGAATGGCCGACAATACAAGCTATGCTCCCCTCTCTGCAGGGAAAAAACATTCTCGATTTGGGCTGTGGATATGGCTGGTTTTGTCGCTACGCGCGCGATAATCAGGCTGCCAGCGTATTGGGACTGGATATTTCACAAAAGATGTTAACCCAGGCGCACAGTATGACTCAGGGTAGTGGCATCGTTTATCAGCGTGAAGATCTCGAAATGCTTACCCTGTCGCCAAATTCCTTTGATCTGGTTTATAGCTCGCTTGCCCTGCACTATTTGCGCGATATAGAACGATTATTGGTAACGATTTACCAGTCATTAACACCAGGCGGCATGTTAGTTTTTTCTGCCGAGCATCCAATTTATACCGCACCGCTTAACCAGGGCTGGATAAAAGATAAAACCGGGCAACAGTCCTGGCCGGTCAATCATTATCAGCAGGAAGGCGAACGCATCAGTAACTGGTTTGCTGAAGGCGTCAAAAAACAGCACCGTAAACTGGCGACCTGGATTAATGCGTTGGTTGGGGCCGGATTCGACATCGTCTGTGTCGATGAATGGGGACCGTCTGCGCAACAGATTGCTGAAAACCCGGCGCTGGATGAAGAAAAAGAGCGGCCAATGGTGTTTTTGCTCAGCGCACGTAAACCAGCATAA
- the yohP gene encoding protein YohP, producing the protein MKILLWVILIIFLIGLLVVTGVFKMIF; encoded by the coding sequence ATGAAAATTCTGCTGTGGGTAATTCTGATTATTTTTCTGATTGGACTGTTGGTGGTAACGGGCGTGTTTAAGATGATTTTCTGA
- the dusC gene encoding tRNA dihydrouridine(16) synthase DusC — MRVLLAPMEGVLDSLVRELLTEVNDYDLCITEFVRVVDQLLPAKVFHRLCPELHNDSRTPSGTRVRIQLLGQYPQWLAENAARAVELGSYGVDLNCGCPSKLVNGSGGGATLLKDPELIYRGAKAMREAVPAHLPVTVKVRLGWDNSDRQFEIADAVQQAGASELAVHGRTKEQGYKAEHINWQAIGEIRQRLSIPVIANGEIWDWQSAQDCMAISGCDAVMIGRGALNIPNLSRVVKYNEPRMPWPDVVRLLQKYTRLEKQGDTGLYHVARIKQWLGYLRKEYSEATALFQEIRALNNSPDIARAIQAIEITA; from the coding sequence ATGCGTGTTTTACTGGCGCCGATGGAAGGCGTGCTCGACTCACTGGTGCGCGAGCTGCTGACAGAAGTGAATGATTACGACCTGTGCATCACCGAGTTTGTGCGCGTGGTGGATCAGCTCTTGCCGGCAAAAGTATTTCATCGGCTCTGCCCGGAACTGCATAACGACAGTCGGACGCCATCCGGCACGCGGGTGCGCATACAGCTACTGGGGCAGTATCCGCAGTGGCTGGCGGAGAACGCCGCGCGCGCGGTTGAACTGGGATCGTACGGCGTCGATCTGAACTGCGGCTGTCCGTCGAAGCTGGTCAACGGCAGCGGCGGCGGTGCTACGTTATTGAAAGATCCTGAGCTTATCTACCGGGGCGCAAAAGCCATGCGCGAAGCGGTTCCGGCTCATCTCCCGGTGACGGTGAAAGTGCGTCTGGGCTGGGATAACAGCGACCGGCAGTTTGAAATTGCCGATGCCGTCCAGCAGGCTGGCGCCAGCGAACTGGCCGTGCATGGCCGAACCAAGGAGCAGGGCTATAAGGCCGAACATATCAACTGGCAGGCGATCGGTGAGATCCGCCAGCGGCTTTCCATTCCGGTTATCGCGAATGGCGAAATCTGGGACTGGCAAAGCGCCCAGGATTGCATGGCCATCAGCGGATGCGATGCGGTGATGATTGGACGTGGCGCATTAAATATTCCGAACCTGAGTCGCGTGGTGAAGTACAACGAGCCGCGTATGCCGTGGCCTGATGTGGTGAGGTTGTTGCAAAAATATACCCGTCTTGAAAAGCAGGGGGACACCGGGCTGTACCACGTGGCGCGGATTAAACAATGGCTGGGGTATTTGCGAAAAGAATATTCAGAGGCAACTGCACTGTTTCAGGAGATTCGTGCGTTAAACAATTCGCCGGATATCGCTCGGGCGATTCAGGCCATCGAGATTACCGCCTGA